Proteins from a genomic interval of Phalacrocorax aristotelis chromosome 3, bGulAri2.1, whole genome shotgun sequence:
- the NDUFAF7 gene encoding protein arginine methyltransferase NDUFAF7, mitochondrial isoform X2, with amino-acid sequence MVLPLARRALLAAALGSAGRPRLPRHHAPAAAAARPSSGAGGQPDTEGPGRATAMLRHLLLKMRATGPVTVAEYMREALTNPGQGYYTRRGGIGESGDFVTSPEISQVFGELIGIWYISEWIAAGKPKAFQLVELGPGRGTLTDDILRVFNQLASLLSKCDVSIHLVEVSPKLSKIQALMLTGGKAQSNPKDKSAYMKGISKTGIPISWYRDIQDVPPGYSFYLAHEFFDALPIHKFQRTEKGWREVLVDVDPDVPDQLRFVLSPSSTPATENFIQPEETRDHVEVCPEAGVIIQRLACRIENDGGAALIADYGHDGTKTDTFRGFRNHKPHHVLRAPGTADLTADVDFSYLRKMTQGRTATLGPIKQREFLKNMGIDLRLQVLLQNSCDTATHEQLHHSYDMLMNPKKMGDCFNFFALLPHHRLVHPDREHKPESKSPLPPVAGFNELLLKILWGSGH; translated from the exons ATGGTTCTGCCGCTCGCGCGCCGCGCACTCCTCGCCGCTGCCCTGGGCTCGGCTGGCCGGCCGCGGCTCCCCCGTCACCATG ctccggcggcggcggcggcgcggccctCCTCGGGCGCGGGGGGGCAGCCGGACACCGAGGGGCCCGGGCGGGCCACCGCCATGCTGCGACACCTGCTGCTCAAGATGCGGGCCACCGGGCCGGTGACGGTGGCCGAGTACATGCGGGAGGCGCTCACCAACCCCGGCCAG GGTTACTACACGCGTCGCGGCGGCATCGGCGAGAGCGGGGATTTCGTCACCTCACCTGAAATAAGTCAGGTGTTTGGAGAG TTAATAGGAATATGGTACATTAGCGAATGGATAGCCGCGGGCAAACCTAAAGCGTTCCAGCTGGTGGAACTGGGCCCAGGGAGGGGCACCCTTACTGATGATATATTACGG GTCTTCAATCAGCTTGCCTCTTTGCTTAGTAAATGTGATGTCTCTATTCATCTGGTAGAAGTGAGTCCCAAACTCAGCAAGATCCAAGCGCTGATGCTGACAGGAGGGAAGGCACAGTCCAACCCCAAGGACAAGTCTGCTTACATGAAAGGTATCAGCAAGACTGGAATTCCCATTTCCTGGTACAGAGACATTCAAGATGTTCCACCAG GTTACAGCTTTTACCTAGCACATGAGTTTTTTGATGCCCTGCCAATACATAAGTTTCAG agaacagagaaaggCTGGCGTGAAGTGCTGGTTGATGTAGATCCAGATGTTCCTGACCAGCTGCGGTTTGTCCTGTCACCATCCAGCACGCCCGCAACAGAAAACTTCATTCAG CCTGAAGAAACAAGAGATCATGTGGAAGTGTGTCCTGAGGCTGGTGTCATCATCCAGAGGCTTGCCTGTCGGATAGAAAATGATGGTGGGGCTGCACTCATTGCTGATTATGGTCACGATGGAACTAAAACTGACACTTTCCGT ggtTTCCGAAATCACAAACCTCATCATGTGCTGAGAGCGCCTGGTACAGCAGACCTGACAGCAGATGTTGATTTCAGCTATCTTCGAAAGATGACGCAGGGAAGAACAGCCACGTTAGGCCCCATAAAACAGCGGGAGTTCTTAAAAAACATGGGCATTGACCTCCGATTGCAG gtgctCTTGCAGAATTCCTGTGACACAGCAACTCACGAGCAGTTACATCACAGCTACGATATGTTGATGAATCCCAAGAAGATGGGGGactgttttaacttttttgccCTGCTGCCTCACCACAGACTTGTGCATCCTGACAGGGAACATAAGCCAGAATCAAAGTCTCCCTTACCACCTGTGGCTGGATTCAATGAACTCTTACTGAA AATCCTGTGGGGCTCTGGACACTGA
- the NDUFAF7 gene encoding protein arginine methyltransferase NDUFAF7, mitochondrial isoform X1, producing the protein MVLPLARRALLAAALGSAGRPRLPRHHAPAAAAARPSSGAGGQPDTEGPGRATAMLRHLLLKMRATGPVTVAEYMREALTNPGQGYYTRRGGIGESGDFVTSPEISQVFGELIGIWYISEWIAAGKPKAFQLVELGPGRGTLTDDILRVFNQLASLLSKCDVSIHLVEVSPKLSKIQALMLTGGKAQSNPKDKSAYMKGISKTGIPISWYRDIQDVPPGYSFYLAHEFFDALPIHKFQRTEKGWREVLVDVDPDVPDQLRFVLSPSSTPATENFIQPEETRDHVEVCPEAGVIIQRLACRIENDGGAALIADYGHDGTKTDTFRGFRNHKPHHVLRAPGTADLTADVDFSYLRKMTQGRTATLGPIKQREFLKNMGIDLRLQNPVGLWTLNYAYRIQKEQQLFQNFTSVSVRSVLLCCNLAQ; encoded by the exons ATGGTTCTGCCGCTCGCGCGCCGCGCACTCCTCGCCGCTGCCCTGGGCTCGGCTGGCCGGCCGCGGCTCCCCCGTCACCATG ctccggcggcggcggcggcgcggccctCCTCGGGCGCGGGGGGGCAGCCGGACACCGAGGGGCCCGGGCGGGCCACCGCCATGCTGCGACACCTGCTGCTCAAGATGCGGGCCACCGGGCCGGTGACGGTGGCCGAGTACATGCGGGAGGCGCTCACCAACCCCGGCCAG GGTTACTACACGCGTCGCGGCGGCATCGGCGAGAGCGGGGATTTCGTCACCTCACCTGAAATAAGTCAGGTGTTTGGAGAG TTAATAGGAATATGGTACATTAGCGAATGGATAGCCGCGGGCAAACCTAAAGCGTTCCAGCTGGTGGAACTGGGCCCAGGGAGGGGCACCCTTACTGATGATATATTACGG GTCTTCAATCAGCTTGCCTCTTTGCTTAGTAAATGTGATGTCTCTATTCATCTGGTAGAAGTGAGTCCCAAACTCAGCAAGATCCAAGCGCTGATGCTGACAGGAGGGAAGGCACAGTCCAACCCCAAGGACAAGTCTGCTTACATGAAAGGTATCAGCAAGACTGGAATTCCCATTTCCTGGTACAGAGACATTCAAGATGTTCCACCAG GTTACAGCTTTTACCTAGCACATGAGTTTTTTGATGCCCTGCCAATACATAAGTTTCAG agaacagagaaaggCTGGCGTGAAGTGCTGGTTGATGTAGATCCAGATGTTCCTGACCAGCTGCGGTTTGTCCTGTCACCATCCAGCACGCCCGCAACAGAAAACTTCATTCAG CCTGAAGAAACAAGAGATCATGTGGAAGTGTGTCCTGAGGCTGGTGTCATCATCCAGAGGCTTGCCTGTCGGATAGAAAATGATGGTGGGGCTGCACTCATTGCTGATTATGGTCACGATGGAACTAAAACTGACACTTTCCGT ggtTTCCGAAATCACAAACCTCATCATGTGCTGAGAGCGCCTGGTACAGCAGACCTGACAGCAGATGTTGATTTCAGCTATCTTCGAAAGATGACGCAGGGAAGAACAGCCACGTTAGGCCCCATAAAACAGCGGGAGTTCTTAAAAAACATGGGCATTGACCTCCGATTGCAG AATCCTGTGGGGCTCTGGACACTGAACTACGCATACAGAATTCAGAAAGAGCAACAGTTGTTCCAAAACTTCACTTCAGTTTCTGTCCGGAGTGTCCTTCTTTGCTGCAATTTAGCACAATGA